The DNA sequence gccagttctcctctggccagacgaaacctgcagttcaattccagccgcagccatgtcagattgtgtaaagggcttatctgattcccgtggtcttgtcccgatggagcattttaatttataatttaatgtatttgttatatttgtgttttatttattatttgaagtttttcatttatatgatttactaatttgctataattgtaatgtatagtttaatgcatttattgtttctctatgtatttttataatatatatttgtttgtttattataatttaaatttatttctcaGGGGCTCTCCGCTgatgatcagggctgtagacatcatctcttggtgctgatccaccatctgatcggatacggactgagaaacagaataagaaagaaacagacaaatattatatacaaatattaaataatattgttactatgttttgcgggcaccacttagacatccagccattgaatgacgacagtctgctatgaatctcatcgccacggtaagcagggagcagatcagagcatattacagtgtctgacatcgtacttgcaagttcacacacctctttaacattatttttagtgatcgaacatcattagcactgacgtggataacaattttactgaatttacgtttagcattagccagcacttttaaatttgccaagatgtcaggcgctctggctcccggtaaacaatggactatggtggctggtgtctctattttcatgttccgtacaatagaatcgccaataagcactttcatcaggtttctcagtgggtgtgtcactgagtggggagaacctgtttgatgttctaaTCGGAatggaagagtggtgttttgacccgcgactaggcgcctcacagtcacccagttgccctgctgcacagGCTCAACCGGAActgaacaatgtacaggactcctgaGCTAGTCTCATCCAAAGCAGTAtgtacagccctcacattcttactgtcctcaactaaagtttggatgcatgtctctagttctaaaaccttctctgtcagcctattaccctgcatttatcacatgtgaatccctcgctgctgacagagacagataaattgtacatgtggcaaacagtgcaaaccaAGATACCAAGATGCATACCATGTAGCAGCATACTCCCTCGACGCTCTGAAGCAGCTCAATAATGTGTTTCTGAAATATCTCTGGATGATGTCTTCCAAGATTGGAAGAACATATTTTCGCGAATGTGAGtgagtgaagtgacgtgtggccaagtatggtgtcctatacttggaatttgtgctctgcatttaacccatccaagcgTGCACACATACACCATGAACACACAGCCGGAGCAGTGGGCTGCGGCGCCTGGTTCCCAGTGCTCAAGGgactcacctcagtcgtggtattgaaggtagagagagcgctggttattaATCAATGAATCATCGTGACTGCTGGAAATGTTAAGGGTGTGTGCATCTAAACTGATGTCCGCTGCATCACATATCGTGACATCCAGACACTCATCCTCCTGAACTTGAACCTGTGTCTCTGGCGGAGTGATTTCACTGTGCTCCAGTGGAGAAAGCAGGTCTCTGTCAGACTGCGCCAGCAAGTACTCCACAGCTATATGTTCATCTGCCATAAAGAGTcattaaacattttgtaataaGAAGAATATATCAGGCATGTGATGAATGTAGTGTTGCTACTGAATAACCAATAgtgggtgcactttttaaataCTTGCATGATAAGCGCGTATGTGAGTGATGTCAGTAGGCTATAATCGATTATGGTCTATTACTGCATTGATGCAGAATTGGTCCATGTCCACATTGCGATTCAACGATTAATTTCAACAATCACTAGCGTTCAGGCAGCATGCAATCTCACAGCGATGCCTGCAATTACTATTGTAAGAGAATATACAATGTTGAATCTTACCAGTGGGTTTCCCAGGGGGCATGAATTCTGGCAGGAGAGCGCATCCGAGGACTCTGTTGCGGAGGACATTCATGTGGGACATTAAACGTACGTCATAGATTTTAGTATGCGATGTACCACTCATGTCCACAACCTGATGATCCCGGTTGATGTTCCATCTCGAGTGTGTTAGGAATTGTTCCGAATGTGTTAGGACTTGTAACAAATGGTTAGGAATAGTTTGGCTGTCCGATCGCTGGCGGGTAAGGCCACAACTGCCCCATAACGATGGCTTCGTTCAGTCATTTGAGGTCGACACATGTTCTAATGTCTCCGTTCCTTTTGATGACTGGCACCATTGGGGCACAGCATGGAGTGGCCTCAGAAACCTCTTCAGTCACACCCAGCCGCTCCATTCTGTCCAGTTTCTGTTTTTCGTAAGCATTGGCATTGGTACTCCACAAGCATAAACACTGTATGGCTCTGCTGTACTTTTAAGCATTATTTTAACTGGTTCTCATGCCATCACTCTCTGTTATTTCATCTATTCTTTTTGTTAGCCCCATTTGAATTGCAGCACTGCGTTGCAGCAGATTTCCAACGTGGCTCCTCTCACCACATATGCATTCATCAAGTACATATTTTTTTACGCTTACTTTTGCTCTCATCTGGCCCATACACTCCAGCTTGCCACAATGACTGTTCAGTATGACATTTTGTCCCAGTGGTATCTTATTTTTCAGACTTTCATATCTTTCTTGATATTACAGTGGCATCGGCACCAGAGTTGATTTTGAAATTGATTATTTGGGCTTCCATAAACATGTCAGCTGTTCATGCTGCAATGGGTGCATCCTCACAAGACACTGTGCCCAGGGGCCTCTGCATTCTGAATCCAGGCCTGCATGTAAGGGTTTGGGggtttattgttaatatttgtgtattttcattgttcttttgtgttttatccAAGAGTTTATAGCAGTTTATTTTAACATTGCATTGCAAGTTCATTTTGAATACAGTTTGTTAAATGTTACCTGCAGAAATCCTGATGTTCCTGTCTGACTTGTTTAAACACTCACCTGATCATAAACTCCTCCCTCTTACAGCTCTTACCAGGAAGAGACTGACGTGTTATTTCTGCTTTCTGTCACACTGACTCTCTTCTCTACTGACAAAAGCAATAAAGAATCAGCCATCAGTGAAGAACCAAGAGAAACACTTTACAGAAGGATCTTTGTGAAGTTTGTTTCTGAATAGATAGTAGATCTTTGTGATTCTGGTGGTGATTCATTCTTTAAACTGTTgttcagaaagtgaaagtaaagtttAGATCGCTGGAGCTCAAAGAGTGAAAATGGCTTCACTATCTGAAGATGATTATATTTGTCCTGTATGCTGTGAAATCTTCAAGAATCCAGTTTTTCTGTCGTGCAGTCACAGTTTCTGTAAAGAGTGTCTTCAACAGTTCTGGAGAACCAAGAAAACTCAGGAGTGTCCCGTCTGCAGGAGAAGATCCTCAAAACCTGATCCTCCTCCTAATCTAGCATTAAGAAACTTGTGTGAGTCGTTCCTGAAGGAGAGAAATGAGAGGCGTTCATCAGGATCTGAGGAGATCTGCAGTTTACACAGCGAGAAACTCAAACTCTTCTGTCTGGAGGACAAACAGCCGGTGTGTTTAGTGTGTTTTACTTCACAGAAACACGTCAATCACACAGTCAGACCCATTGATGAAGTTATTCCTTCATATAAGGTAAGAGAAATGAGTTTTAGCCAacttcatgttgttttaaagtCCTGTTTAAGTGTTGATTTGATTGATCAGAGCTGGTTGTGTTTAGTTCAGCTGAACTCCATTATCAATAAAGTTTCATTGATTTGGGGAATTACTTACAGGTGCAaatactttttcacacaggcCCAGTTGGTATtggataactttttttttgcttcaataaATAACATTGTCATTTACAAACTGTGCTTTGTTCACTCAGGTTGCCTTGGTTTTATGGCAggttttaatttctgaattagtATAAGATGTTCACAAAAACAGAAGTAATCTAGATGGAGGCAAATACTTTTGCATTACATTATATGATCATATCACTGGATTGTTTTATCatcttttttcagtgtaaactggtgttttatgtatttttattttgtttaattctaGGAGGAGCTCAAAACAGCACTGAAATCATTACAGGAGAAactaaaacacaaagaaaaaatgaaaggaGAGTTTGAGAAAACAGTTCGACACATCAAGGTGAGGAAACAGAATCCAGAGTGTTAATGTCTAGCTCGTTCCAAGACCACAACATAAAGAGGGAGACGGACAACGAAATAGGGTTTAAttgatttataatttattgggAAAATAAACAATGTTCTTTGtctaggaaaaaataaataataaaaaaaaattaaatatatgtctaaatgcaatgaaagatcgatattaaaaggaaaaaagaaaacccATGGTGTGAGAGAGAGACCAAAGCACGTGACCTTCCTTTAAAACAAACAGcccaggggtgtattccagaaagcatggttaacttaccttcagataaaccctgaacattcggttgattaaccccaaaccttgcttactcgaggtatcTGGTTCCAAAAATgcgtccgggagtaagttcattcaactcagagtatgttcctggttaagactcaagacattctcaacagagcgacgaatcgacgagtcactatggaaacggacgctaagaataagcgcgccatactgcttctttcttcttcttctgttcaaaggtcatgttggccttatgcttagtgcatatcgccacctaattgatggttttgcaatcattttaaaaaaaaattccatttgatctttaatccttgagaataagaattatattgtttgtttgatgctaattatatattaagtcatatcagatatgtattttattatagaaatacattatagaaaatgccgatccatgtgtgagatgataatataaaatgtaataatatatatatagactaatataataaattaaacattaccttgtcataatagtgttttataatttatacagataactgttatatatgccaataaaatataataaccattATATATAGCAAAGGcaaaccttatttattacttatattagcgctttatcattaaaatagcatatatatatatatatatatatatatatatatatatatatatatatatagtaggctatatacataactgtattgtaataatatataatattgtgcacTATCTGTCATgctctgatagcgctgaagtgaactaaccctggaacataacctgctcccgagcaggttATCTTTAGAAAACAAGTTGCTATAgttacttacataccctgaaagtaacctttgattttggaaccgaaagctgaggttattcgctcacttatcctcaaacatacccgggtatgtcacataacctgctttctggaatacaccccagtTCTTTATATAGAAAAGGCCGCTGGTATACAATCACCCAATGCTCCAGGTGTGTACAGTTACCTAACTGCCCCTCAGACCAATCCCTGCCCGTGCACTGACAAAGAAAGGCCTAAGAAGAGCACAGGGGGTCGTAACACCTCCCTCCTTAGAAAGAGGTTTACATTTCTTCCCTTCATCCTGGGCCGTAGAAATTGTCAGGTGTCACAAAAGCAGACAACTCTTTTGCTCGATCAGTTAAAGGCACCTGCCAGAATCCTTTCAGGAGAACAAATTAACTCACAAACTGAGCAGAACCAGCTCTATCGACACAATCATCACACCGTGGTAAAGGATAACAGTCCGGCTTTGTAACTGCATTAAGCTTTCTATAGTCGGTGCAAAAACGATGTGTCCCATCTGGCTTATTAACCAGCAGACAGGAGGAACTCCATGCACTGAAACTAGGCTCAGCAAGATCGTGAGTTAAAAGATATTCGACTTCCTTACCGAGTTTTTCCCTCTTCCTAAGAATGACACGATATGCATACTGTTTAATAGATGGTGTTCTTTGGGTTACTTCAGTGTGGTTCCTACTCTCTCAAAATGAGCAAAATATCAGTTTAACATCCTTCTCTGAGAAGGGTGGCACCAGACGGATATTTTTGGTAATATCAAAAAATGGTTCTTGAGGATCTAAGGAGATCAGAGGTTCAGTTCTGATTTCTGAAGAGCAGGGGGTTGTAACAAGAATAATTTTCATCACAGCTGTAGATCACAAGATACAGTTATGAtctgatatatttaatataatggaCTGCAGCTGATTATTTGTGTAAATGACGATCATCAATCTGCTTCTGGATGCGTTATATGTCGGTCTCTGAGTCTCTCTCAGATCTGAATGATGTGATTGTGTTGATGTGTGTTGATGGAGACGATTGAAGTGAATGTGGTTTGATTTCAGTCTCAAGCTGAGCGCACAGAGCGTCAGATTAAACAGCAGTTTGAGAAGCTTCATCAGTTTCTCAGAGATGAAGAAGAAGCTACAATCACTGCACTGagggaggaagaggagcagaagaagcagatgatgaaggagaagctggaggagatgaacagacacatctcagctctttcacacacaatcaAAGACATGGAGGAGATGATGAAAGCCAGTGACGTCTGCTTTCTGAAGGTCTGATTTcagatgattgattgattgattgattgattgattgattgattgattgaggtGTTGATGATCAATggtgtgtttgttctgcaggAGTTTCCAGTCTCAATGGAAAGGTGAGTGATCTGCTGGTGTCTCTGGTCTCTGCTTCTGATCCAAAGCCACTGCGGTTCTGATCCTGAATGTTCTTCCAGAGTCCAGATCTCATCACAGCCGGATCCACAGACGCCTTCTGGAGCTTTGATTCATGTGCCACGTTACTTGGGCAACCTGCCCTTCAGAGTCTGGAAAAGATGCAGGACATCGTCCAGAACAGTGAGTCTGACTGCAgaagatacacacacactggaaaTGATGCAATATTGACAGATTTCAGCATTATGTGTGAAGAACCAGATCATCTACTGCACCAAAATCAGCAGCTCACTTTAGAAAggggtgtaaaaagtactcaaaactTAAACTCAAgttaaagtacagatactctgTGAAACTTTTACTTAATTAAAACTGCAAGTAAATGgaaattaaaatgcagcacagagGAGCACAAAACATCCATGCTTTACACCTTAATGCCATCCATATGTGTACGACTTCTTTCTTCAGAAGAACACAAACTAAGAGTTTTAGAAAATTAATCAATCTTTCTGCACATAATGCATGTGTACGGCATGTCCAAAGATGATGCTTCAGAAACTACACCAAGAGAAGACGACAGTAACTCATAACCTCTGTTGATGTGTTCTTCAGCAGAACCACAGGCGTGTGAAGAAACACACAAATACTTTCTTTTTACTTTAGCGttgtgttcactttgtgtgCTTCTTGAAGCGTCCTGTACACTTGCATTATATGCACTAAACATCTttctttgtgttcatctgaagacattcatatatatctggatggcatgagggtcagtaaatgattacatttaatttgttccCTTTAATGAGGCAGATGTGATGCAGAGGCCAGAAATATATTCCAGACAGAATATAAGAacttttgttgaataaatgatgagttacatagaattaaaatatacaatattatattgacttttttgaaaaagacatgtttttgtgttgtctACTCAACGCCGCTGTCTGTAACAATAATTcatcttttaattgtttatttggagcatttagagtttttttttttcctagcagatatttatatataattgtttatgACTAATTAGATGAATTAATGAGCCAATCATATTTTCATAATCAtttagattaaataataattcattgacAGTCCTAAGAGTTTCTCAATATATCATTATAATACAACTCATCGACTCCCagaacatcactaaacatgaCTCACACTTCATTTACACACTTTTTGTAGATTTttgcaacatttaatttaataagtaATCATGAAACATGaattgtgtttaaattcttatcactgattttatttgtgcattcaGTCAATATAGTGCACAGACAGCTAATGACTTCATCAAAACAgacacaaataatgaataaataatgaataaactgaGCTTATCTTCATATGCTTCTTCATATTTGACGGCAAATACATTCTGAAGCCAGGAATTGATCTGATGAAAGTTTTAACGAAGGATGAGCTCGATGCATGAAAACAAACCTCATTAGCGGCAGGTTTGAGCTTCTGTGACATATTTAATGAGTGTgagataaaataaacacataaacatgTAATCAGTACTTTTCAAGTTGAAATAAAAGTGTAAGGAGCAAAACGTACTGTTTTTCCTTCAtaaaagtaatcaagtaaaagtacaagtagttaCTTTAAactgtacttgaataaagtacaaatatcccaaaataacacttaagtacagtaatcaagtaaaattactcctGCTTTTAGAAATAATCAATCCCAGAATTCAGTGCGCTTGACTTTCATTTTCAGTCTCACGAAAGACACAGAAGTGATTTCAGCAGTTTTTAAGACTTTATTTGATCAGACGGACAGAAACATTTCTacacaaatagattttatttcCGTATGATTACTgctgtttatatttaattatttattaatattttgaattatatatatatatatatatatagagagagagagagagagtgaacgAACATAGAATACAAAAGAATAGAAAAGctagtgaatatatatatatatatatatatatatatatatataaagaatattCTTCAGCTAAAAACACaactcttccatctttatttgagcCTTTAACTCTAGAaatctctattctaattctattcttaaaaacaCTCTCTCATgttctttttatattctatttgttttctttttacttattatacaattaacaaaaacaaaaaaggcctCCAACACTAGCTCACTCTATTCTATcggtttactttttatttagtatataattaatgcatattattgctctttcattgattttgattgcttttgttgattatcatatatatatatatatatatatatatatatatatatatatacacaacggtaatggaaagtattcagaccccttaaatttttcactctttgttatattgcagccatttgctaaaatcattcaagttcattttttcctcattaatgtacacacagcaacccatattgacagaaaaacacagaattgttgacatttttgcagatttattaaaaagaaaaactgaaatatcacatggtcctaagtattcagaccctttgctcagtatttagtagaagcacccttttgatctaatacagccatgagtcttttgggaaagatgcaacaagtttttcacacctggatttggggatcctctgccattcctccttgcagatcctctccagttctgtcaggttggatggtaaacgttggtggacagccatttttaggtctctccagagatgcttgattgggtttaagtcagggctctggctgggccattcaagaacagtcacggagttgttgtgaagccactccttcgttattttagctgtgtgcttagggtcattgtcttgttggaaggtaaaccttcggcccggtctgaggtcctgagcactctggagaaggttttcgtccaggatatctctgtacttggccgcattcatctttccctcgattgcaaccagtcgtcccgtccctgcagctgaaaaacacccccacagcatgatgctgccaccaccatgcttcactgttgggactgtattggacaggtgatga is a window from the Onychostoma macrolepis isolate SWU-2019 chromosome 03, ASM1243209v1, whole genome shotgun sequence genome containing:
- the LOC131535849 gene encoding E3 ubiquitin-protein ligase TRIM35-like — translated: MASLSEDDYICPVCCEIFKNPVFLSCSHSFCKECLQQFWRTKKTQECPVCRRRSSKPDPPPNLALRNLCESFLKERNERRSSGSEEICSLHSEKLKLFCLEDKQPVCLVCFTSQKHVNHTVRPIDEVIPSYKEELKTALKSLQEKLKHKEKMKGEFEKTVRHIKSQAERTERQIKQQFEKLHQFLRDEEEATITALREEEEQKKQMMKEKLEEMNRHISALSHTIKDMEEMMKASDVCFLKEFPVSMERVQISSQPDPQTPSGALIHVPRYLGNLPFRVWKRCRTSSRTWLKGWFDLHKINRAKENLKLESISC